In a genomic window of Coriobacteriia bacterium:
- a CDS encoding HNH endonuclease has protein sequence MRGFVANTDFDWFTFLRAQEGIDEVNFWQPSKGGGFTAEPGTPFFFRLKSPYNAIGGFGYVAKYSRLPAWLAWEAFRAKNGAQGYPEMKARIDKYRRRNSGSTEARGEGEIGCIMIASPIFFSEDQWVADLADWQPNIVRGRYQDLMSGEGLRLFTECMERAARVREDCGSGLLMQEAVRYGEPVPVRPRLGQGTFRIAVIDAYDRCCSITGEHSLPVIDAAHIMPYADGGVHDVSNGLALRSDIHRLFDLGYVTVTPDYRFRVGDALREDYNNGRSYYRLDGREMALPVDARHLPERQLLDWHGQAVFKG, from the coding sequence GTGAGAGGCTTCGTCGCAAACACGGACTTCGACTGGTTCACGTTCCTTCGCGCGCAAGAGGGGATCGACGAGGTGAACTTCTGGCAGCCGTCCAAAGGCGGCGGGTTCACGGCGGAACCCGGAACGCCCTTCTTCTTCCGGCTCAAGTCTCCCTACAACGCGATCGGCGGTTTCGGCTACGTCGCGAAGTACAGTCGTCTGCCCGCCTGGCTCGCATGGGAGGCGTTCAGAGCGAAGAACGGTGCCCAAGGCTACCCCGAGATGAAGGCGCGCATCGACAAGTACCGCCGCAGGAACTCCGGTTCGACCGAAGCGCGCGGCGAAGGCGAGATCGGCTGCATCATGATCGCATCCCCCATCTTCTTCTCCGAAGACCAGTGGGTGGCGGACCTCGCCGACTGGCAGCCCAATATCGTCCGCGGGCGATACCAGGACTTGATGTCTGGAGAGGGACTCCGTCTCTTCACGGAGTGCATGGAACGCGCCGCCCGTGTTCGAGAGGACTGCGGGTCGGGCCTTCTCATGCAGGAAGCCGTCCGATACGGCGAACCGGTGCCGGTCCGCCCCAGGCTCGGACAGGGAACCTTCAGGATCGCCGTCATCGACGCCTACGATCGATGCTGCTCCATAACGGGTGAGCATTCGCTTCCGGTCATCGACGCCGCTCACATCATGCCGTATGCGGATGGCGGCGTTCACGACGTGTCCAATGGTCTCGCGCTGCGGAGCGATATCCATCGCTTGTTCGATCTCGGTTACGTCACCGTGACTCCGGACTACCGCTTCCGTGTTGGGGATGCCCTCCGCGAGGACTACAACAACGGCAGGTCGTACTACCGGCTGGACGGCCGAGAGATGGCCCTTCCTGTGGATGCAAGACATCTGCCTGAACGGCAGTTGCTCGATTGGCACGGACAGGCGGTGTTCAAGGGGTGA